The region TTTCGCCTTTGATTTTTAATTCGATTTTAGCAAGTTTTAGCTAAAATTAGGCAAATTTCAAAAAGGGATAAAATGATAAGCTATAAAGACGCAGGAGTTGATATTGACGCCGGAAACAGCTTCGTAGAAAAGATCAAGCCATATGTAAAATCAACTTTTACGCCGCTAGTTTTAGGCGGTATCGGGTCGTTTTCAGGAGCTATAAAACTGCCAAGCGGATACAAAAATCCCGCCATATTAGGAGCTACGGACGGAGTTGGCACAAAACTAAGGCTTGCGATTGATGCGGATAAATTTGACACAGTCGGGCAAGACTTGGTTGCAATGTGCGTGAACGACCTGATTTGCAACTTCGCCACGCCGCTTTTTTTCTTAGACTACTACGCAACGGCAAAACTTGACATAAATAGCGCGGCGCAAGTAGTAAAAGGGATCGCCGAGGGTTGTAAACTAGCTCAGTGCGCACTCATAGGCGGAGAAACTGCAGAGATGCCTTCGATGTATGAGGGCAAGGACTTTGACTTAGCGGGCTTTGCGGTAGGAATGGCGGAGATAGACGAGATCGATAGAAGTAAATTTGTCCATGAAGGAGACGTCATAATCGCACTTCCTAGCAGCGGTCTTCACTCTAACGGCTTTTCGTTAGCAAGGAGGGTTGTTAGTGAGTTAGGGCTTAAATTTGACGATAAAATCGGCGATAAAACACTTATAGATACGCTTTTAGAGCCTACTAGAATTTATATAAAAGAATTTTTAAGTCTAAAAGATAAAATAAACGCCCTAGCACACATAACAGGCGGTGGCTTAGTCGAAAACTTGCCTCGCGTTTTCCCTGACGGACTTGGCGCAAAGATAGAAAAATCAGCTATCAAAACGCCTGAAATTTTTAAAATCATCGCTCAAAAAGTAGAGCCGTCCGAGATGATGAGAACCTTTAATATGGGCGTAGGTATGGTATTTATAGTTAGCAAAGACAAAGTTGACAGTGTGCTGACAGACTCTGACGGCTACATAATCGGAGAAATCATTAAAGGTAAAGGTATAGGGCTAGTATAAAAAATTTGCAAAAAGGAGTTTAAATTTGCTCTAAAATTCCAAGATTGCAAAGCTCTTTTAGCGAAATTTCAAGCTCTTTTTTCATAGCTTTCTTATCAAATTCATACTGGTTTTGTAAATTTTCAAGCGACTCAGAAGCGCTAAATTTCTTCAAATTTCTTAAAAAATCATACATAAAATTTGAAATTTCTCTATAAACCGCTTGATTGGCTTTCAAGTCATAATATGCAAGTAAGTAGCTTTTTTCTTTTTTATCAAACTCTTTTAAATGCACTTTGTAGTTTAAAATTTTTACTTTAGCATTTTTTGAAATTTTGTATCTATTTTGCCAGTTAAATTTATGAAATTTAAAATCTGAAAAATCTTGCATAAAAAGTTCTACTTCACTAAACTCAAGCCACAAAAGATCATCTACAAAAGGAAACTCTTTAAGCATCTTTTGCTCTTTTATAAATTTTCTAAAATCCTTGGGCAGCTGCCAAATAAGCGTTGTTTTAGCATAACCGCAAGCTATAAATTTACTAACTTCTTTTTTGAATTTGTCCTCACCTATCACAGAAAACAAAATCGGATTTGCATTAGTAAGAACTTCGTAGAATCTATTAAATATAAGCTCGGTATAGAGCTTCGTACCTTGCGAGGAAACCTTGATTTGCTTGGTAATCTCTTTAAAAAATTTACTTTGACTCTTATTTACACTCATGCATTTTTCCAAATTTCACGCATTTTTTCATACTCCGCAACAAGCTCGGCAAGAAGAGGAATTTGATTATCACGCTCTATCATACAAGGAGCTTTTTGTTTCTTGAGTGTGTAAGACAACAGTTGCCAAACTTCATCGCAAATATCGCCACCGTGAGTATCCACAAGCATCTTGTATTCACGATCATCCATATGTCCTGCCACATGAATATAAGCAAGTTTAGATAAATCAAGCTCATCTATGAATTTATATGGATCAAATTTATGATTTACGGAATTTACATAGACGTTATTTACGTCTAGTAGTAACTTAGCGCCACTTTTTTTCATTAAAGAATTCGTAAATTCAGTCTCACTCATTTCGCATTCAAGAGTGTAATAATAAGTAGCATTCTCTAAGATGACTTCTCGTTTTAGCTCATTTTGAACATATTCAACTCGCTCGCAAAGCAAATTTAGCATCTCGTGAGTGAGCGGGAGAGGCAAAAGTTCGTGCGTATGATGAGCATTGAGCGTAGAAAAACTTATATGATCTGAGTAAAATTTGATATCGTATCTATCCAAAAAAGCTTTTAAATTTTTTAGATATTTTTTGCTAGGTTTTGTATCAGAGCCGATAGATAGTGTTACGCTATGAGCCACAAGAAGATTGTCATAAGCTATTTTTTCAAAATTTTCCCTATGGGCATGTGGGATAAAAAACCAATTTTCAGGAGTTACCTCCCAAAAATCAGGCTTAAATCCGCTTTTTATAATATCACTTAGATGCTCGCGCCTAAGTCCGAGTCCACATTTTGTGATATTTTGCATTTTAATTACTTTTTAGATGCGCCACATCCGCCTTGAGTGGCTTTGCTATCTTTTGAAGCTCCGCAACTACCATGAGCAGCTTTGCTATCAGTCGCTCCACATTTTGCTGTTCCGCATGATGCATTTACATCTTTTTTAACTTCAGTACCGTTTTTGCTACCGCCACATTTTGCTGTTCCGCAGTTTGCACTAGCTGCAAATACGCTTGTAGCACCTGTTAAAGCTACGCCAAGAAGTGCGCCTACTACTTTTTTAGATTTTTTCATAACAATTCCTTTTTGGTAATTTATTTTAGAGAAGTGATATTATCGTGACTTTTTTAATAAATATTAAATGCAGGATTATTTTTTGAATTTTATTTTTGTTATCCACTCTTCAAGCGTCTTTTCAAATCCTATGCCGTTGCTTTCGTAAAATTTAAGCGGTTTTGCCAGATACTTTTGCTCGACCCAACCGCCAAAACTATGCGGATACAGATAATCTTTCGCCTCAGGAGAAGTGTTTATAAGATAAGGAGGAATTTTAAGAGGCGGCTCATCTTTGACATACTTTAAAGCCTCATTTATAGCCTTGTAGCTTGAATTTGATTTCGGCGAGCAGGCTAGATAAACAGCGCATTGCGCTAAGATTATACGCGCTTCGGGATAGCCGATTTTACTAACCGCAATCATCGTGTTAGTGGCTAAATTTAAGGCATTTGGGTTAGCATTGCCCACATCTTCACTTGCAAATATCACCATCCTACGAGCTATAAAATCAGCGCTTTCGCCGGCATCAATAAGCCTTGCAAGATAGTATATAGAGGCGTTTTCATCGCTTCCGCGCATGCTTTTTATAAAAGCGCTTGCCAAGTGGTAGTGCGTATCATCCTCGCTAATTCCTTCACCAACAGCGTTAGCGCGAAGCATTTTTAAATTTTCAAGAGTTATATCAGGACTTAAATTTAGCGCAAATTCAAGCAAATTTAAAAAACTTCTCGCATCTCCGCCGCTACTTTTAAACAGATACTCTTTAGCGTCATCATCTATTTGAAATTCCACCTCGTCACTCACTCTCTTAAGCAGTTTTTCAAAGTCAACCGAATTTAAAGGCTTAAACTCAAAAAGCATCGAGCGGCTTCTGATGCCCGAGCTAAGAGTAAAGTATGGATTTTCGGTGCTTGCGCCTATTATGATCGCCTTGTAATTTTCCATAGGGATTAGTAGCGCTTCTTGCTGAGTCTTGCTTAGGCGGTGAATTTCGTCAATGAAAAACAGCGGTTTATTTAAAGCGTTTTCATAGTTTTTTAGGATTTTGCGAAACTCGTCTATCTTTAAATTTCCGCCGTCAAATTCATAAAAATCATAGCTCATCGCTCCAGCAACGACTCTTGCAAAGCTGGTTTTACCGCATCCCGCAAGTCCGTAAAATATACTATGCGGGATCTTTTGATTTGCGATAAATTTCTTAAAAATCTCTACGATATCTTTTTGTCCGCAAATTTCATCGAGCGTTTTAGGTCGAAATTTAAGAGCAAACATAAACTTCCTTTTTATAATGGCAGGCTTTTGTTTTGTTGATTATATTAGAATTTGTATTAAAGTGGGTTTTAGGGGATAAAAAGAGAATTTGAAGGCAAATTTATGCCTTCAAATTTGAGTTAAAATTTCTTTTCAAAGTCGATATAAAAATTTCTGCCTTTGCCAACTCTGCTTGAATCAACAAATTCTCTTGTGTGCATATACTCTTTGTTGAAGATATTATTTACTCCAAAACTGATTTTAAATCCTTGATTTAGTAACTTACTATCAAAATTCTTAGGCGCCCAAGAACCTCTTAAGTTCACAATCATAAATTTTTCGTTGTGAAAAATGTATGTTTCACCTCTTGATACAATTTGCCATTGATCACGTTTTGGCTTAAACCAGTAATTTACATCAGCTCCTAAATTAAGGTACCATGGAGCATATAAATAATTCACTCCAAATATTAACTTGTCAGCATATACAGAAATTCTTTTTTTAGTCTTTTTATCATATACTTTTGTATGATCATAACCTAAATTAAAACTAAGATTATTTATATCATATCTGCTTTCTATTTCATATCCGTATCGTTTAGCATTGTCTATGTTTTCATATCTTGCATATATTCTGTTTGGCGCAGTAGGATCAAAAGGAGGATTCCCAAGCTCTGGATGTTCTTTAATGGCGATCATGTCTTTTATGTTGCCGTTATAATAAGTGGTTTTTAAATAAAATCTGTCATTATCTAGCAAATTTTCTTTATCAACAGAAAAGCCTACTTCAAATTCTTTTGCGATTTCAGGTTTTAAACTATTATTCGGCAGATAATAATAATGAGGATTAAGAGGACCTGCAGCCGCTGTTTCATTTGGAGTAGGTCCTCTAAATGTTTCGGCATATCCTGCGAGCAAATTCAAGCCGTCAAAAATTTCATAAGCCATAGCAATTTTTGGCGAGAATCTAGATTCAGAATAAGGCTCTCTTCCTTCAAGCTTTACGCCACGTTTAAATCTATCAAATCTTCCTCCGAGAGTTAGTTCTAATCTCGAAAAATCAATCACGTCTTGAACATAAATTCCAAAATCTTTATAAAAATTAGGGAACGATCCAAAATCAAGCAACTCTCCATCAGCTACAAATATAGCATTTTCTTTTCGTTGTTCATAATCCGCACCAACAACAAGCCTATGCTCTAAAGAAGCGGTATTTAAAAAGCTTTCATTTTTTAAATTTATACCCCATCTATCATCTTTATTTGTATAGTCATTTACAAAGGCTCTTCGACCGGTAGCAGATCTGATTCTGTGATTTTGTGCTGATGAATTATAGTACTCCGCACTAAAATTTATCCAAGGATTATTTATCGGAAGATATTTATACTCAACTTTATAGTCGCGTTGTTTTAGTTGACCAATAGTTGGAGCAAATCCCGGCTCACTCCAGAAAAGCGATTGCCAAGGACTAACAAAATTTTCATGATAGTTATATACACTAAAATCAAGTCCATGCTCATCAGTTATATCCCATTGTGCTTTTGCAAATACAGTATTGATACGCTCATCATTTACTGCATATTTTGTGCCGCCTCTTTGTCCGTCTTTTGCCATTTTCATAATACCAAAATCAGCATGCTTGCCATAAATCAAAATTCCAAAATTTTCAGTAGGTTTTACAGCAATTGCAGCACGGTTTGAATTCATATTATTGCTTTCTTGCCTATGTCCGATCATTACACCATAACTGCCATCAGGATTTATAAAATCACCCACATCTTTTGTTTGCATACTTACGATACCGCCTATCGCACCGCTTCCATGAAGAACTGACGAGCCACCTTTTACTACTTCAACTCTCTTTAAAAGATCATTATCTACACGAAAACTTGAAATCTGGTTTGAAAATAAAGAAGGAGAGCGCTTTATGCCATCTTGTTCTATTATAACCCTTGCTTCGGTTTGATAGCCAAATCCGCGAATATTAAAAGACTGGCCGACTTGTCTTCCATAATCAAGTCCTGTCTGAACACCTGGTATCTTTGCGATATTTTCTATAATGGATGGTGATTTTGCTAAATCATTCTGATTTATAACACTAACTTGCCCCGCATACTTAGCCACATCGGTTTCACTTCTGTTTGCGGTAACGGATACCATATCAAGCTGAGCCGTACCTAACGTAGAATTTGTATGCATGCGTTTTGCACGAATATTTTTTACATCCGCACCTTGTACTAAAGAAACAGACGCACCCAAAAGCATGATAGCTGCTATCTTGCTAAATTTATGCATGTTTTATCCTTTTTTGATATAAATATTAGATAGATAAATTAATAATCAATATTATATTTGACTTAATATTAACACTTGTTTTCTTAGATGTAAGTTAAATTTGAGCAATTAGTAAATAATATTTTAATGACATTATAATGGTGATTTATTTTTACTGGTCGGTAGAGATAAATTTGAATGCGGATAAAAAATATATCTTAATCTTTACAAAATTTTAGCCTTGGCGCTTAGAGATTTTATTTTAAGTTCGTAAATATAAAGATGATTTAGCCCGTGATACGCCGCAGTTTCAAACGCACTCATATATTCAGGCGTATATTTTTCACAAAGAAGTCGTAAAGCTTTGATTTTCTTAGTATCCTCAGCGACAAGATAAGCCTTAGTCTCAGCTATCGCGCTTTTGTATTCGGTAGTAAAGACTCTACTTCCAAGTCTCGCTCCATCATCCTTCATCGCCTCAAATTCAGCCTCGGTATGCTTTGGAACTTTATTATACGACACGCACACCATCTTAACATCTTTGCCGTCTTTAAAAAGCCTAGCCTTTGAGCCTGCAACCGCGCCGTGTATATAGACACTCATGCCTTCTCTTGCTATAGAGATAGGTATAGAAAATACTCCACCGCTCTCATCTACGCAGCTTATAACGGCATATTCGCTGTTATCGATTATCTCAAGCGCCTCTTCGTCGCATAAATTTCTATCTTTTCTACGCATATTTATCCTTAAATTTTCTTATATTTTTCGATCTGCTGCAAGGCGTAAATGTGATCTAAAATTGATTTTAAAATTTTAAAAATTTTCTTATCCTCTCTATAATCCGCCTCGGCGGCATAGGTGGCTCTTTTATATTTTATTAGCTCTTCGGCTTTAAATTTAGCGTTTCTTTTATTAGGCGGATAGACGGCTATAGAAAAGCCGCCTTGATAATTAACCATCTTCATAGCGGGTATATCCGTCTATCCATCGCCTATGTAAATCATCCTGCTAAAAGGAATTTCTCTTTGCTCTTCGTCTACGTATTTGTTGATCAAAGAGTTGTCCCATGCGTTATCAATGCCTTTATTTATCCTAAATAAAAACTGCGTCTTTGTCGTGTAGTTTATAGCCATCGCAGGCCAGATAGGTATATCGTGCTGATCGTAAAAATACGATGAAGCGTAGATGTATTTGAAATTTTTAGCTATAGAGGTGCCCTCTATCATTTCTTTGGTGCCCGAAGATATGATGTAGTGCTCAAGCTCGATATTTTTGCTTTTTGCATACTCGTTGATCTTGCCAAAATACTCTTCAACTCCGTTAAACAACACAACGCTTTCTCCGTGCGCTCTTATACTGTTTTTGTCGTATTTAGCTTTATTTAGCGACGCTTTTGAGATCATAAGATACATATAAGCTAAAATTTCGTCCATCTCGTTTGCTTTGGCTATCTGCTTTACCTCTTTCCAAAAGCTATCTTTGCTTGTGCCGATACTAGGCAAAAATGAGTTTTCTTGTATATTGCCTTGAGCTAAAGTCCCGTCAAAATCATAAACTATCGCCGCTTTAATTTTATTTTGCTTAGCCATAAAAACCCTTTTTAATACTTATAATTATTCAAATCCCAATCAATCGCGCTCATGCCTTTGCTAACAAGATAGTCGTTACACTTTGAAAAATGACGCGAACCAAAGAACGCGCCACGCGCTAACGGACTTGGATGAGCGGCCGTTAGTACAAGGTGTTTGTTAGCATCTATAAGAGGAATTTTAGCCTTTGCGGGATTCCCCCAAAGCATAAATACTACATTTTCTTTTTTATCGCTAACGACTCTTATAGCAGCATCGGTAAATTCCTGCCAGCCAAAATTTGCATGCGAATTTGCTTGCCCTGCCCCAACCGTCAAAGTCGCATTAAGAAGCAACACTCCTTGCTTCGCCCAATATGTAAGATCGCCGGAATTTGGCTCGCTGATCCCAAGATCATCGTAAATTTCTTTATAGATATTAACCAGACTCGGCGGCACTCGCACTCCGTTTGGCACGCTAAAACTAAGCCCCATAGCCTGACCTGCGCCATGATATGGATCTTGCCCGAGAATTACGACTTTCACTTTATCAAAAGGCGTTAAATTAAAAGCGTTAAATATAAGCGAATTTGGCGGATAGACCCTACCTAATCTCAAAGCACTTATCAAATTTTGTTTTATCTGAGCGAAGTACGGACTTAAAAACTCTTGCTTGAGAACCTTCTTCCAGCCCGCTTCGATCTGAACGTTATTAATATCTATCTGCATACTTACCTCTTTAAACTATTTGCAAATTCAAGCGTCAAACGAAAATTTTCCTCTGCACTAACTGCTCGTTTACTAACACTATTTATGTTAGCACCCTCTTTAGTCCACAAAAACGGCATAAAGGCAAATACCTCATCAAAACTTATAGCCCTAACCTCTTCTCGCCAATTTTCAAAGAAAAATCCTTCATAAAATTTCTCCAAATCACCGTTAAAAACCCAATTTATAAACTCCGAGTAGCTAATGCCAAGACCTTGCCACTCTAAGCTATCTTGAGCAAAATAGTAAATTTTACCCGCATCTTTACCAAGCCCACCGGCGTTTATCGCAAAATTTCCGCCAAGCACGTCATCGGCTATAAGTAAATAAGGCGCATTTAATGGTCTAAATTCATCTTGTACGGACTTATTAAACAAAACTATACTGCGCTTCATCTTTTCACAACCCGAGCCAAACACTCTCACCCAACCGTGATTTATGATAAGCCCGCCACTTTCATAAACAAGCGCTCCCATAGGCGAACGAGTAGTTACTTGCAAGCTAAGCAGCTCATTTTCCGCTCTTTTTTCATCGCGAGGTAAAAATTCGTAACTATTTCTAGCCTGACTTGAGAATTGTTTTATAAGTTTCATTCCGGGCTCACGTAAA is a window of Campylobacter sp. CCUG 57310 DNA encoding:
- the purM gene encoding phosphoribosylformylglycinamidine cyclo-ligase, coding for MISYKDAGVDIDAGNSFVEKIKPYVKSTFTPLVLGGIGSFSGAIKLPSGYKNPAILGATDGVGTKLRLAIDADKFDTVGQDLVAMCVNDLICNFATPLFFLDYYATAKLDINSAAQVVKGIAEGCKLAQCALIGGETAEMPSMYEGKDFDLAGFAVGMAEIDEIDRSKFVHEGDVIIALPSSGLHSNGFSLARRVVSELGLKFDDKIGDKTLIDTLLEPTRIYIKEFLSLKDKINALAHITGGGLVENLPRVFPDGLGAKIEKSAIKTPEIFKIIAQKVEPSEMMRTFNMGVGMVFIVSKDKVDSVLTDSDGYIIGEIIKGKGIGLV
- a CDS encoding putative DNA-binding domain-containing protein: MSVNKSQSKFFKEITKQIKVSSQGTKLYTELIFNRFYEVLTNANPILFSVIGEDKFKKEVSKFIACGYAKTTLIWQLPKDFRKFIKEQKMLKEFPFVDDLLWLEFSEVELFMQDFSDFKFHKFNWQNRYKISKNAKVKILNYKVHLKEFDKKEKSYLLAYYDLKANQAVYREISNFMYDFLRNLKKFSASESLENLQNQYEFDKKAMKKELEISLKELCNLGILEQI
- a CDS encoding DUF692 domain-containing protein gives rise to the protein MQNITKCGLGLRREHLSDIIKSGFKPDFWEVTPENWFFIPHAHRENFEKIAYDNLLVAHSVTLSIGSDTKPSKKYLKNLKAFLDRYDIKFYSDHISFSTLNAHHTHELLPLPLTHEMLNLLCERVEYVQNELKREVILENATYYYTLECEMSETEFTNSLMKKSGAKLLLDVNNVYVNSVNHKFDPYKFIDELDLSKLAYIHVAGHMDDREYKMLVDTHGGDICDEVWQLLSYTLKKQKAPCMIERDNQIPLLAELVAEYEKMREIWKNA
- a CDS encoding replication-associated recombination protein A; the protein is MFALKFRPKTLDEICGQKDIVEIFKKFIANQKIPHSIFYGLAGCGKTSFARVVAGAMSYDFYEFDGGNLKIDEFRKILKNYENALNKPLFFIDEIHRLSKTQQEALLIPMENYKAIIIGASTENPYFTLSSGIRSRSMLFEFKPLNSVDFEKLLKRVSDEVEFQIDDDAKEYLFKSSGGDARSFLNLLEFALNLSPDITLENLKMLRANAVGEGISEDDTHYHLASAFIKSMRGSDENASIYYLARLIDAGESADFIARRMVIFASEDVGNANPNALNLATNTMIAVSKIGYPEARIILAQCAVYLACSPKSNSSYKAINEALKYVKDEPPLKIPPYLINTSPEAKDYLYPHSFGGWVEQKYLAKPLKFYESNGIGFEKTLEEWITKIKFKK
- a CDS encoding TonB-dependent receptor, translated to MHKFSKIAAIMLLGASVSLVQGADVKNIRAKRMHTNSTLGTAQLDMVSVTANRSETDVAKYAGQVSVINQNDLAKSPSIIENIAKIPGVQTGLDYGRQVGQSFNIRGFGYQTEARVIIEQDGIKRSPSLFSNQISSFRVDNDLLKRVEVVKGGSSVLHGSGAIGGIVSMQTKDVGDFINPDGSYGVMIGHRQESNNMNSNRAAIAVKPTENFGILIYGKHADFGIMKMAKDGQRGGTKYAVNDERINTVFAKAQWDITDEHGLDFSVYNYHENFVSPWQSLFWSEPGFAPTIGQLKQRDYKVEYKYLPINNPWINFSAEYYNSSAQNHRIRSATGRRAFVNDYTNKDDRWGINLKNESFLNTASLEHRLVVGADYEQRKENAIFVADGELLDFGSFPNFYKDFGIYVQDVIDFSRLELTLGGRFDRFKRGVKLEGREPYSESRFSPKIAMAYEIFDGLNLLAGYAETFRGPTPNETAAAGPLNPHYYYLPNNSLKPEIAKEFEVGFSVDKENLLDNDRFYLKTTYYNGNIKDMIAIKEHPELGNPPFDPTAPNRIYARYENIDNAKRYGYEIESRYDINNLSFNLGYDHTKVYDKKTKKRISVYADKLIFGVNYLYAPWYLNLGADVNYWFKPKRDQWQIVSRGETYIFHNEKFMIVNLRGSWAPKNFDSKLLNQGFKISFGVNNIFNKEYMHTREFVDSSRVGKGRNFYIDFEKKF
- a CDS encoding pyridoxamine 5'-phosphate oxidase family protein; translated protein: MRRKDRNLCDEEALEIIDNSEYAVISCVDESGGVFSIPISIAREGMSVYIHGAVAGSKARLFKDGKDVKMVCVSYNKVPKHTEAEFEAMKDDGARLGSRVFTTEYKSAIAETKAYLVAEDTKKIKALRLLCEKYTPEYMSAFETAAYHGLNHLYIYELKIKSLSAKAKIL
- a CDS encoding HAD family hydrolase — protein: MAKQNKIKAAIVYDFDGTLAQGNIQENSFLPSIGTSKDSFWKEVKQIAKANEMDEILAYMYLMISKASLNKAKYDKNSIRAHGESVVLFNGVEEYFGKINEYAKSKNIELEHYIISSGTKEMIEGTSIAKNFKYIYASSYFYDQHDIPIWPAMAINYTTKTQFLFRINKGIDNAWDNSLINKYVDEEQREIPFSRMIYIGDG
- the ung gene encoding uracil-DNA glycosylase; its protein translation is MQIDINNVQIEAGWKKVLKQEFLSPYFAQIKQNLISALRLGRVYPPNSLIFNAFNLTPFDKVKVVILGQDPYHGAGQAMGLSFSVPNGVRVPPSLVNIYKEIYDDLGISEPNSGDLTYWAKQGVLLLNATLTVGAGQANSHANFGWQEFTDAAIRVVSDKKENVVFMLWGNPAKAKIPLIDANKHLVLTAAHPSPLARGAFFGSRHFSKCNDYLVSKGMSAIDWDLNNYKY
- a CDS encoding DUF2625 family protein; translated protein: MKTLKELVNLREPGMKLIKQFSSQARNSYEFLPRDEKRAENELLSLQVTTRSPMGALVYESGGLIINHGWVRVFGSGCEKMKRSIVLFNKSVQDEFRPLNAPYLLIADDVLGGNFAINAGGLGKDAGKIYYFAQDSLEWQGLGISYSEFINWVFNGDLEKFYEGFFFENWREEVRAISFDEVFAFMPFLWTKEGANINSVSKRAVSAEENFRLTLEFANSLKR